One Mangifera indica cultivar Alphonso chromosome 4, CATAS_Mindica_2.1, whole genome shotgun sequence genomic region harbors:
- the LOC123214884 gene encoding homeobox-leucine zipper protein HOX3-like, which translates to MADLPKSSSSLELTISVHGFSSSPSHPNSSGDQGVYGMKGLDINQVPSGGGGEEDWNTAAACMEDEEESSNGCPPRKKLRLSKEQSRLLEESFRLNHTLNPKQKVALAMELKLRPRQVEVWFQNRRARSKLKQTEMECEYLKRWFTSLTEQNRRLHREVEELRAMKVAPPTVISPHSCQPLLASTLTMCPRCERVTTSVIDKDPPKTNGAVSITATMSPKLGTAALQSR; encoded by the exons ATGGCGGATTTACCTAAAAGCTCTTCTAGCTTGGAGTTGACGATATCAGTCCACGGcttctcttcttctccttctcatCCTAACTCCTCCG GTGATCAAGGAGTGTATGGAATGAAAGGTTTAGACATAAACCAAGTGCCGTCAGGCGGAGGCGGAGAAGAGGACTGGAACACGGCGGCGGCCTGcatggaagacgaagaagaaagCAGCAATGGATGTCCTCCGAGGAAGAAGCTTCGTCTCTCCAAAGAACAATCTCGCCTTCTTGAAGAAAGTTTCAGGCTAAACCATACATTAAACCCC AAACAGAAGGTGGCATTGGCTATGGAGTTGAAGCTGAGGCCAAGGCAAGTTGAGGTGTGGTTTCAAAACCGGAGGGCCAG GAGCAAGCTGAAGCAAACAGAAATGGAATGCGAATACTTGAAGAGATGGTTCACTTCATTAACTGAACAGAACAGGAGGCTACATAGAGAAGTGGAGGAGCTCCGGGCGATGAAGGTGGCCCCGCCGACAGTGATATCACCGCACAGTTGCCAGCCACTTCTGGCATCCACTCTCACAATGTGTCCACGGTGTGAACGCGTGACAACATCAGTTATCGACAAAGACCCCCCCAAAACAAACGGTGCCGTCTCCATCACCGCCACCATGTCCCCAAAACTGGGGACGGCCGCCCTCCAGTCACGGTAG